The Streptomyces tubercidicus DNA segment GCCGTAGCGACGGGCCTTGATCGCTTCGAAGCCGTCCGGCCATGGGAACGTGCCGCCTCTGGTGCTGCGTTCCACGGTGACGAGTGCCTGCTCCGCTAGCCACCCCTGACCACGGAGTGTGAGCAGGATCTCGCAGAGATCGGCGTCGGTAACCACATAGGGCGGGTCCAGGAAGACGAGGTCGTACGGCTCGCCCGGGGGCGGTGCGGCGGCGGTCTGTTCGGCCTTGCCGGCCCGGACCTCGACGCCGGGGAGGCCGACCGTACGGACGTTGTCCCGGATGGTGCGCACGGCGCGGGCATCGGCCTCGACCAGCAGCACGTGCGCGGCGCCGCGGGAGAGGGCCTCCAGGCCGACCGCGCCGGAACCGCCGTACAGATCGAGCACCCGGGCACCGGCCAGCGGTCCGTCGAGCGCCTCCCAGGTGGAGAACATGCCCTCGCGCGCCCGGTCGGAGGTGGGGCGGGTGCCGTTTCCCGGTGGTACGGCCAGGCGGCGGCCGCCGGCCGTACCAGCGATCACGCGGGTCATGGGCCCGTCCTTACGTTGTGCGCGGTCGGTGTACTGAGTCGGTGTACTGAGGGGAGCCGGCAGGCTCCGCAGCCTCCACGATATTCCGTCAGCCGACGGCCGGTGTCCGGCCGGAGCGGGCGGGGAGCGCGGTGCGCGGTGATCGATCTCACCCGGCGGCGGGCCGCCGGGCCCGTCCGCCGCGCCCCGTCGTCTCCGCGGCCCGCCGCTCAGCCCTTGTCCAGATACTGCTCCCGTTCGTCGTCCAGCAGGGCGGAGAGCGCGATCCGCAGCTCCGGATATCCGGACAGCTCGGGGTCGGCGGCGACGAGTTCGGTGGCCTCGTCGCGGGCGGCCGCGATCACCTCCTCGTCGTCGATGACCGCGAGCATCCGCAGCGAGGAGCGGACGCCGGACTGCGCCTGGCCGAGGACATCGCCCTCGCGCCGCTGTTCCAGGTCGATACGGGAGAGTTCGAAGCCGTCGAGGGTGCCGGCCACGGCGGCGAGCCGGGCGCGGGCCGGGCTGGCCTCGGGCATCTCGCTGACCAGCAGGCACAGGCCGGGCGCGGAGCCACGGCCGACCCGGCCGCGCAGCTGGTGCAGCTGGGAGACGCCGAAGCGGTCCGCGTCCATGATCACCATGGCGGTGGCGTTGGGGACGTTCACCCCGACCTCGATGACGGTCGTCGCGACCAGGACGTCCAGCTCGCCGGCCGCGAACCGGCGCATCACGTCGTCCTTGTCATCCGGTGCCATCCGGCCGTGCAGCACCGCCACCCGCAGGCCGTCCAGCGGGCCGGTGGTGAGCTGCTCGGCGATGTCGAGCACCGCGAGCGGCGGCCGCTTCTCCGCCACGTCCTCCGGTGAACTCTCTTTCGCCGCCGCGCCCTTGGAGCCCGAAGCGCCCTTCTTCGCCCCCTTGGGCGGCTCCTCCTCGTCGCCGATCCGCGGGCACACCACATAGCCCTGGTGCCCGGCCGCCACCTCTTCGCGGACCCGTTCCCAGGCGCGCGCCAGGAAGTGCGGTTTGTCCTTGGCGGGCACCACATGGCTGGCGATCGGGGAGCGTCCGGCGGGGAGCTGGTCCAGGACGGAGGTCTCCAGATCGCCGAAGACGGTCATGGCGACCGTGCGCGGAATGGGGGTCGCCGTCATGACCAGGAGATGCGGTGGCTGTTTGCCCTTGCCGCGCAGGGCGTCCCGCTGCTCGACACCGAAGCGG contains these protein-coding regions:
- the rsmD gene encoding 16S rRNA (guanine(966)-N(2))-methyltransferase RsmD, producing the protein MTRVIAGTAGGRRLAVPPGNGTRPTSDRAREGMFSTWEALDGPLAGARVLDLYGGSGAVGLEALSRGAAHVLLVEADARAVRTIRDNVRTVGLPGVEVRAGKAEQTAAAPPPGEPYDLVFLDPPYVVTDADLCEILLTLRGQGWLAEQALVTVERSTRGGTFPWPDGFEAIKARRYGEGTLWYGRAASTSAESTSAAVS